From Microbacterium sp. YJN-G, a single genomic window includes:
- a CDS encoding hydrolase — translation MTRVRFFDGEAVREGALVVADGTVRLLDRPATSDTPLLDGLVTGRFTDHHVHLQLVDHTLLPASRLGRVIDLGATLEWIRAAPSRMETAGDTASAPTESIRAAPPRMENAGETASTPAESIRGLTGTAQRMPIIEYAGPFLTAPGGYPADRAWAPDGSVREVADERAARAVVAELAAAGVSTIKIVANSDAGPVLSDELVRSLVRLAAEHGVGLVGHAEGAGQAQRLARLGVPRLAHAPFSERLSNDEISAQAASVEWISTLAIHEGEQRAIAVDNVRRFVAAGGTVLYGTDMGNGDTPVDLREDEIAALRGTGFDGIRLLHALAPLSPLDADAPLLFLPAGDPARARPLIPADLEA, via the coding sequence ATGACGAGGGTGCGTTTCTTCGACGGCGAGGCGGTGCGCGAGGGTGCGCTCGTGGTCGCCGACGGCACCGTGCGCCTGCTCGACCGGCCCGCAACGTCGGATACTCCCCTGCTCGACGGGCTGGTCACCGGCCGCTTCACCGATCACCATGTGCACCTTCAGCTGGTCGATCACACCCTGCTTCCGGCATCCCGGCTGGGCCGGGTGATCGATCTAGGGGCGACCCTCGAGTGGATCCGCGCCGCGCCCTCGCGGATGGAAACCGCCGGTGACACGGCATCCGCACCTACCGAATCCATCCGCGCCGCGCCCCCGCGGATGGAGAACGCCGGTGAAACGGCATCCACACCCGCGGAATCCATCCGCGGACTGACCGGCACCGCACAGAGGATGCCGATCATCGAGTACGCGGGTCCGTTCCTCACCGCGCCGGGCGGCTATCCCGCCGATCGCGCGTGGGCGCCCGACGGGTCGGTGCGCGAGGTGGCCGACGAACGGGCGGCACGCGCCGTCGTCGCTGAACTCGCCGCCGCCGGCGTCTCGACGATCAAGATCGTGGCCAACTCCGACGCCGGGCCGGTGCTCTCCGACGAACTGGTGCGCTCGCTCGTGCGCCTGGCAGCCGAGCACGGCGTCGGGCTCGTGGGCCACGCGGAGGGCGCCGGTCAGGCCCAGCGTCTGGCACGGCTCGGCGTGCCCCGGCTAGCTCACGCTCCGTTCAGCGAGCGTCTCAGCAATGACGAGATCTCCGCGCAGGCGGCATCCGTCGAGTGGATCTCGACGCTCGCGATCCACGAGGGCGAGCAGCGCGCGATCGCCGTCGACAACGTCCGCCGCTTCGTGGCCGCCGGCGGCACGGTGCTCTACGGCACCGATATGGGGAACGGCGACACCCCCGTCGACCTGCGCGAGGACGAGATCGCCGCGCTGCGCGGGACCGGCTTCGACGGCATCCGGCTGCTGCATGCCCTCGCCCCGCTGTCACCGCTCGACGCCGACGCTCCCCTGCTGTTCCTGCCCGCCGGCGACCCTGCCCGCGCGCGGCCGCTCATCCCCGCCGATCTGGAGGCCTGA
- a CDS encoding tryptophan 2,3-dioxygenase, which produces MSTEANERALEDGIVTDLKDRMTYGSYLDLDRLLGAQHPVSQPEHHDEMLFIIQHQTTELWLKLVLHELGTARDRLAEDDLRAALKHIARVKHIQEVLTQQWSVLATLTPTEYAEFRGDLGSSSGFQSAQYRCVEFALGNKNERMLSVFRDHPENLALLTAEWERPTLYDEFLRYVARRGLDVPRDILERDVRQPYREHPGLVDAIREIYEHPHEYWDLYEACEELVDVEDNFQFWRFRHLRTVTRTIGWKTGTGGSSGVDFLRRALDLTFFPELYSVRTEIGR; this is translated from the coding sequence ATGAGCACGGAAGCGAACGAGCGCGCACTCGAGGACGGCATCGTCACGGATCTGAAGGATCGGATGACGTACGGCTCGTACCTCGATCTCGACAGGCTGCTCGGTGCACAGCATCCGGTCTCGCAGCCCGAGCACCACGACGAGATGCTGTTCATCATCCAGCACCAGACCACCGAGCTGTGGCTCAAGCTCGTGCTGCACGAACTGGGCACCGCGCGCGACCGTCTCGCCGAGGACGACCTGCGCGCCGCGCTCAAGCACATCGCGCGCGTCAAGCACATCCAGGAGGTGCTCACCCAGCAGTGGTCGGTGCTGGCGACCCTCACCCCCACGGAGTACGCGGAGTTCCGCGGCGACCTGGGCAGTTCCTCCGGCTTCCAGTCGGCGCAGTACCGCTGCGTCGAGTTCGCGCTCGGCAACAAGAACGAGCGGATGCTGAGTGTGTTCCGCGACCATCCGGAGAACCTCGCTCTGCTCACCGCCGAGTGGGAGCGGCCGACGCTGTACGACGAGTTCCTGCGCTACGTCGCCCGCCGCGGGCTCGACGTGCCGCGCGACATCCTCGAGCGCGACGTGCGCCAGCCGTACCGCGAGCACCCAGGACTGGTCGATGCGATCCGCGAGATCTACGAGCACCCGCACGAGTACTGGGATCTGTACGAGGCCTGCGAGGAGCTCGTCGACGTGGAGGACAACTTCCAGTTCTGGCGCTTCCGGCACCTGCGTACTGTGACGCGCACCATCGGTTGGAAGACCGGCACCGGCGGTTCGAGCGGCGTGGACTTCCTGCGTCGCGCGCTGGATCTCACCTTCTTCCCGGAGCTGTACAGCGTCCGCACCGAAATCGGCCGATGA
- a CDS encoding kynureninase — translation MTESLEDEHRRVAGISAPDLLSEARRLDAADPLAHHLAAFADAPGVSAYLDGNSLGRPLRDLPEKVSAFIRDDWGTRLIRSWDERWMALPMTVGDRIAEVTLGAAAGQTVVADSTSVLLYKLMRAAVAARPGRDEIVIEAGNFPTDRFIAAGVAQEAGATLRWVEPDAVMGVTAEDIAAVVSERTALVALSHVDYRSGALADMPSITRAAHDAGALMLWDLCHSAGAVPMKLDEWGVDLAVGCTYKYLGGGPGSPAFAYLRTEHHGVITQPIHGWFGAADIFAMGPEYAPADGIRQLLSGTPPVLSMLPMQGMLDLIAAEGITAVRAKSISLTDFAVRAYDELLAPLGVRLLSPRESSRRGGHITIGHDSFQEVTKRLWSEGVIPDFRFPDGIRLGLSPLSTSHEETLRGILAVRDALA, via the coding sequence ATGACCGAATCCCTCGAAGACGAGCACCGCCGCGTCGCCGGGATCAGCGCACCCGACCTGCTCAGCGAGGCACGACGACTGGACGCCGCCGACCCGCTCGCGCACCACCTGGCCGCCTTCGCAGATGCTCCCGGTGTCAGCGCCTACCTCGACGGCAACTCGCTCGGCCGCCCGCTGCGCGACCTGCCCGAGAAGGTCAGCGCGTTCATCCGAGACGACTGGGGCACCCGGTTGATCCGCTCGTGGGACGAGCGGTGGATGGCACTGCCGATGACCGTCGGCGACCGGATCGCCGAGGTGACACTGGGCGCCGCCGCCGGGCAGACCGTCGTCGCCGACTCCACCAGCGTGCTGCTGTACAAGCTCATGCGCGCGGCCGTCGCCGCCCGCCCCGGCCGCGACGAGATCGTCATCGAGGCCGGCAACTTCCCCACCGACCGCTTCATCGCGGCCGGCGTGGCGCAGGAGGCGGGTGCCACCCTGCGCTGGGTCGAGCCGGATGCCGTCATGGGCGTGACCGCCGAGGACATCGCCGCCGTGGTCTCGGAGCGCACCGCCCTGGTCGCGCTCAGCCATGTCGACTACCGCTCGGGGGCGCTTGCCGACATGCCCTCGATCACCCGCGCCGCCCACGATGCCGGCGCACTGATGCTGTGGGATCTGTGCCACTCGGCCGGTGCCGTGCCGATGAAGCTCGACGAGTGGGGCGTCGACCTCGCGGTCGGCTGCACCTACAAGTACCTGGGCGGCGGGCCCGGTTCGCCCGCCTTCGCCTACCTGCGCACCGAGCACCACGGCGTGATCACCCAGCCGATCCACGGCTGGTTCGGCGCGGCCGACATCTTCGCGATGGGGCCGGAGTACGCGCCGGCCGACGGCATCCGCCAGCTGCTCAGCGGCACGCCACCGGTGCTGTCGATGCTGCCGATGCAGGGGATGCTGGACCTGATCGCCGCCGAGGGGATCACGGCCGTGCGCGCCAAGTCGATCTCGCTGACCGACTTCGCGGTGCGCGCCTATGACGAACTGCTCGCCCCGCTGGGCGTGCGGCTGCTGAGCCCGCGCGAATCCTCGCGGCGCGGTGGTCACATCACGATCGGGCACGATTCGTTCCAGGAGGTCACGAAGCGGCTCTGGTCGGAGGGCGTCATCCCCGACTTCCGCTTCCCCGACGGCATCCGCCTGGGTCTCTCGCCGCTGAGCACCTCGCACGAGGAGACCCTGCGCGGCATCCTCGCCGTCCGCGACGCCCTCGCATGA